A window of Watersipora subatra chromosome 10, tzWatSuba1.1, whole genome shotgun sequence genomic DNA:
tttgaaaaaaatatcaatGAACTTAAACAACTAAAGCATCGAGTCTTGAGTATTAccagtgaagaaaactcgcaagagtggggtggggacaacccctagctctagttctctgcgctttaaccaacgctacaacctgctgaacccaacaggagggagctgaaaccaactcatttatgctctgctgaacccaacagagtgcgctgaacccaacgctgctgactgtacaacctgctgaaaccaacaggagggagctgaacccaactcacttccgttctgctgaaaccaacaaaatgcgctgaaaccaacgctgccaactgtacaacctgccgaacccaacaggagggagctgaaaccaactcacttgtgctctgctgaacccaacagagtgcgctgaacccaacgctgctgactatacaacctgctgaaaccaacaggagggagctgaacccaactcacttccgttctgctgaaaccaacagagtgcgctgaaaccaacgctgtaacctgctggaaccaacaggagagaacacaactcttgtaaggataattatttaattatcctatttatttgtagtcattttgtgtgagcttgctgttagtgacgattataaaagatatttctccaacaataacgactttattatagtaatactaatcatgcatccaattcaagagtcacatccaagctgagctgcctaaaaattagtggcagtatttatattacataagcgattggcctagagattgacggttatcgttcaaaccgaccaatcatatcgtcttgctgactgccgagtttctaagaattttcacatacaaaacaataaaaaattattcctagacaatgagccattatagcataacaatctaaacactaacaaaaagcccaggaaattctacatatactgggtagcgaacagtaagtgtaaaaaaaacattaagacatattttgataatgaaaagggctaattacaaaatcttatctcgagaaaacgtagaacaaaaacggaaacaatattgtttaagtaatcttaaaccactaacaattaattataacagaaacttagaatattttgacatgtaaccatgaacataaaaaatgtcttccaatgagtgaacggtaagaaataaattatagaagattgttcactgcgtaaaagccttaataaatggcgtctgttatcttttctaggtcaaccactatcccagaagtctcttctctatatacggtatatatattggctacgtcaccttttccctttgatcacttcaccatgtttttctgcgacGGGTGTAcggagcgccttgatgagcctgacgtccatgagaccgatagcatccaaataagacaactcttcggagttattctcccacggtctttttcatggccaccactcctttcatagagtttgttctttagaatatctcgctttatttttacgtttacaacactAGCCAACGTTAATagattgtaaaataattaaGTACGAGTACGTACTTTGTGTTTATGGCAGCTAAAACCAATTAAGAGACATTAGGTTTCAAGTAAACTTATTTGACACATAGAGGTCTAACAGGTAATATCAATATGAAGTAGTGAGGCAAAAAATTACGACCCTCACGTACATACCCAAAAGGCtatatgttgtatatgcagATGTCTCTTGTGCGTCTGACTATGATACAGGAACTTGGGCTAAGAAAGCCAGGTAGGCTTTGGGAGGCAAAGCTTCTCCACGCAAACTTGCAAGATTATGAAACTTTCTCAGCTTATTGATAAAGCTAAGGAACAGCTAAATAGAGAGTGAGAAGAGTGTACAAGGGCGTTCTTCCTTCTGCTACATGGGAGTGAACTTGTGGTAAGTGAATATCCAACACTATATGGCTTACAAAAATCAAACAACGTTGTAATATTTTTGGTCCATAAGTAGGAGATAATTGCATGATTCAGAATGTTCTATAACGAGCACTTAAGTGGCGTACAGGTCTTGAGGGGTGACAAAGAGAGATGTGAATTAGACTTCTTATCTACACTGGTGTATTCCACTAAGGCTGGCAAGGTCATCAGCCAAACGAAAGCCTGGCTCACGACATGATGAAATCcaggttttatttattttcttacCAATTACAAGCGACTGGACAAAACTACTGAAATTCTCATAACTAACAAGCTAAACGATACATGTATAAAAGGCAAACAATTCCTTCGTATCAGCTTCCCTCAACACAATGATAGACATACACAAACTTTTAATTTGATTCTGAGAATAGCTATATAATTTAGAAACATTCTGTTCTACACATAGTTTTTTTTCAGATTTTGTTGAACAGCATCgaaaaagcatgctttttttATCGTGTTACTCACATACCTACTCACTAATTAGCAAACAGGCTGATGTTCATAGGGCTGTTAGTTTTTGTCACAGAACCTTGTACGAAATCTTACTAGTATTTAGACTAGTTCTCTTATACATAAAAGGTAGCAGTCATTTTTTTACCATATCTCCGTGCCATGCATAGGTTGaatatttcaatttatttcatgtttttaataaactttattttgTTCTATTTCGACTCTCaactaatttttaaattcaagACAAGGGTGTTATACTATATTTAGTGCCTCTTTAGTATTCTCGTGTCAGATATAGTTTTGAGCTTATAAATTTGacaaaacaaattaaatgaaCTCTATATAAGTTCAAAATGAAATTCTGGAAGAGACGTATACCGCTACGACGAGGTACTTTGTGCCATTGCATGAATTATGTCGCAGCAAGGTTCAATGTTTGATTATTTATTTGATGgctgaaaaatatatttaactgCCCTCACAAGCCTTGGCCGGCATCATGTAAAATCTAACTATGTGCTTCAGATTAAGCTATCGCTACAATTAGAATTAGACTTTTAGAACTTTTCAATGCTACTGTTGGAATGATaactaaaaaaatatgacagctGGTAAATAGAGCAAGGCTTGTGGGCACCAACAGAGCGTCACTCAAGAATAGAGCGAGGCTTGTGGACACCAACAGAGCGTCACTCAAGAATAGAGCGAGGCTTGTGGACACCAACAGAGCGTCACTCAAGAATAGAGCGAGGCTTGTGGACACCAACAGAGCGTCACTCAAGAATAGAGAGATGCTTGTGGACACCAACAGAGCGTCACTCAAGAATAGAGCGAGGCTTGTGGACACCAACAGAGCGTCACTCAAGAATAGAGCGAGACTTGTGGACACTAACAGAGCGTCACTCAAGAATAGAGCGAAGCTTGTGGGCACCAACAGAGCGTCAATCAAGAATAGAGCGAGGCTTGTGGACACTAACAGAGCGTCACTCAAGAATAGAGCGAGGCTTGTGGACACCAACAGAGCGTCACTCAAGAATAGAGCGAGGTTTGTGGACACCAACAGAGCGTCACTCAAGAATAGAGCGAGGCTTGTGGACACTAACAGAGCGTCACTCAAGAATAGAGCGAGGCTTGTGGACACCAACAGAGCGTCACTCAAGAATAGAGCGAGGCTTGTGGACACCAACAGAGCGTCACTCAAGAATAGAGCGAGGCTTGTGGACACCAACAGAGCGTCACTCAAGAATAGAGCGAGGCTTGTGGACACCAACAGAGCGTCACTCAAGAATAGAGCGAGGCTTGTGGACACCAACAGAGCGTCACTCAAGAATAGAGCGAGGCTTGTGGACACCAACAGAGCGTCACTCAAGAATAGAGCGAGGCTTGTGGACACCAACAAAGCGTCACTCAAGAATAGAGCGAGGCTTGTGGACACTAACAGAGCGTCACTCAAGAAGGTCTGTAGTAGAGGACAAATAGGTTGTGAAATCACTAGTGCTGTATGATGAGTCTTAATTGATAAGGATGAAGCATTGATAGTTAAATGCTAGATGACTGATTTTATGACCAATGAATGCCACATTCTTGCTCTTCAGTATGTCATAtataatgataaaaagttgtaataatGATAGCAAGCTGGTAAGTTTGAATTTACCTACTTTTAGACATTGAGTGGTCTACAAACTTCTTAGTAAAGAGCACACCCTTTTTAAGAAAGCCAAGAGAATTTCCTGGCCTATTAGGCAAAATGTAACAAAACGGTTGTGAGGAGACTTTAAAAACATCTCACTAAGATTATGTCAATATATATCTGAATACCTGTTCCAGAACAACTAGTCTACTGAATTATCTAAATATAAcattttgcaaacaaaaaagCGGACTACACAAGATTAAAATCTAAGGCTATTTCTGTACCATGATAGTTTAAACACAAAATATGCATGAATAGGCTAGATACTCAAACGGCCTATTACAGATTTAATTAATTCCCAAGACATCTACAACTTAGATGGAATTTATATATTACAACCGTTCAAGCTCCTGGTAGTGTAGCGTAAGTGACAAAAAACAAGTGGGTTCAGTATCTTTGCAAGACAAAAAGCTAGAAACTGTATTCTGTGTTATGAATGCCAGTTGAAATCATGCTTCACCATTGTTATTTACTCGAAGGTATTTATGAAACAGAAGTTGATGAAGAGATAAACAGTGAACCTAATATAAAAGTGATAGTCTTTCGGTCTACCATAGTTTCAAAATCAGTCATTCATATATTTGGCCATAAGCATTCAATGAAAAACATGTAGAGCATTAGTCCATTTTTAGCTGGCTCTTCTACTGTCTATAGTAACCGATGTATCAGCTAAAAAGGCTACCGTCACATCATTGCTACAAATACAAACCATCTGCTATTGTATATAAACTAGCTACTCTCTAGAGCTTAGAATGAGGTTTGGTTGACTGAGTCTTGGGTCTCTGCCTTTGGTTGTTCAGCCAAATGTGGCTTTCACTTAGGTGTGTTGTAATGAACTCTGGGAAAACTTTTGCCTGGACGATATTCAGAAACATCTACAAATATGTAACAATGTCATCATTGGGCTTGTCATCGTGTTGATAAGATGAAAAAGCCGATCTGTCATCAGACAGAATATAACTAAAGGTATTTACAACCAGTGTCTCAGCCAAATATCAAGTGACAGGGTTGAACAACATCGGAAATACAATTGACTCTTCTGTAAAGCACTGCCTGCTTATAAGCAAAGACAAAACTTCTGGAATACTCCTGAATGAACATGACTACTCCGCATCAAATGCTCGATCATGATGAGTCATGCAGCAGTTATGTACTGAGCAGAATCAAATAAACTATGCAGTAGTCACAGTAAACCGCGCTACATGTCTATAAACAACACAAGTGATAGCCACATGAAATTATCAGATACACAAGCAAAGATGAATAATATTAAAACCACACACACATCTATATTTACCAAACATGTACAGGTAGGCCCAAAATTGTGACAATGCGGTTGAAACTAGAATTAGTCCCTGACTCAGCAAATttgaaagtgcaaaatatatgaaCTTTCTATCTGAAGTGTTGTCTACACATGACTAAGCGAAGGAGCACTTGTAATGGTGTACTAGCAATTGTCTTTTGTGTGTGGCAGAGCTGTGCTACTCGAGTACAAATTCGAGTACAAGTACTACTCGAGTACCGATTTCAACTACTCTCTACTCTACTCGAAGGGGCCATAATATGGGATAAATATACTCTACTCGTACTCCCTTGGGAAGAAAGTACTCGGAATCTACTTGCAAACTTAaatactctactctactttactctacatcaaatatactctactttactctacacCAAAAtactttactctacatcaaatatactctactcttaCTTGCACCAGGGAGTTGTCAACTCCCTGTGGACACATTATATTTCTCTTTACTTTACTTAGACTGTGATCCAATTTGTATTGTGTACTACCGGCTTTGTTCAGCACCACAATTTCTCTGTTTGTACTTTGTACGTGTGTAATGTATGTTGGAACAAGGGCTTTTTCTTATTGAAATGTCAATCCAAGGTCACATAGGCTACtgaaatgttgtgcaagtaacatGGTATGATAGTTAAGTGTCTGTGAGAAGTGTCTGGCATCTTGATGAGGCCACATCGCGCCTCGATGAGCGATGCCGTTCTGGAGAACCTCATTTTCTGCAAATGCAACAGGCTGCAGGGCCtagtataaattaaaaaaactagaaCCCGGGAATAGTTGGACATTATACtcttatattatcatattattttatcatattattatcataccctaatcattatcatattatatataggcctacctgtACTGGTTAATTTGGCTGTTTTACTTGTTTGTtcgttttactttaatttaataaaaagtacttGATATTTGATTAATGTACTCTATACTTGTACTTGAAATTCAGAAGGAAAACTCTACTTGAACTTGAAATTTGAGAGATAACTCTACTTGTACTTGGAACCAAGTtgtgatactctacttgtactcggaatcaagttgtgatactctacttgtactcggaaccaagttgtgatactctacttgtacttggaaccaagttgtgatactctacttgtactcggaagGCAGAAACATGTGTATACTTGTACTTGTACTCGATTTTGTTTTGAGTACTCGCTTACTCTACTTGAACTGAAAAAAAGTACTTGAGCACAGCTCTGGTGTGTGGATGTTTTGCCAGTTTATAGTTTAGTAATACCGTTGTTACGTATAATGCTGATTGGTACATGTTACTAAGTGTACCTTGTCAGAAGATTGTTGTTTTTATGGTCTTCTCGTAGAAatctagtagtagtaatagttcaCTTGAAGGTTGACaagtaacaaaattcacattacagttatttggtatcaaaagattcaccatgtcttactctgctgtgctgtagaCCGCAAAATACagtacgtggaaatgtgattacaagcccttaaacctcgaaaacgaacagttaatcgcagccatcacgaaaacgccgtaggttggaatccctttattttgacgACGTATGCAACTCCACATGGttattgttttatattgaaaaataatttgcatTATGGCTCTTTTGATTATAAGGCATTTTATTGATCATCCTGTGTCAATCTTTAGTTCTCAAAAAAGTAATGATCCCATAGTTATGTTGTAACGGTAAAACCAACAATgcttaaataaatttacattGAAACGCTAAATCAAAGCTGTGACATATTGTTTTAGAGCTGATATTAATtgaatacattttatttttttacatatacatgtaggctatGTAGTAACATGATAGAATATTAATGTACAATGATGAGATGGTAAGTGGTTTTTACATTTCTTTTCACCCTGAATTGATTTTATACCTCTAGATTTGGTAAACTTCACAAATCAATCATTTTGTCTTCCAGTATCCACTATAAACGTGAAGTaatttttcaaaagaaaaaggaATTACTCCGCACTGTTGTCTTGGATCTTTAATTATGCTACTATGGCCTAGTGGTCTAGCATGTCTGACCTCCAGACAACAGGTTGGGGGTTCAATCCCCAATAAAAGTTGTTGGTGATGACTGGAATGATACCCAACTATAAATTGCTCTCCACAATTTGTCCACATGTCACGGTTCCCTTGTCCTTgtatgtccagccaagatcacagaacCATTGTTTACACAACATTGCTCTTAAAAACATGTACAGGCTGTCTTTTCAGTAAGCTAAGCTGACATACTCATTGCTCACAGACATACAGTATTAGGTTGTTATGGATAATGTTATCAAAACCTGTGGAAATGCCTTAATAGATGTTATCGGCGTTTGTTTTTCCTAAGAAGAGTTGTCTGCCCTATACAAACAAACATATCTAGCTTCACAGAGAATAATAATGACTCATTTTATAGTTGCTCAACATAGTAACAGTTTTGCTTAAAAACCCTAGAGAATCAATGATTTATGTGTAGTCATTTATTGTGTAGTCACCTGTTTGTGGGGTGCAAAGATGATTCGAAGTGGTAATGTCATGCCTAACCACCAACAGAATCCTGTCTGTGGTGGCTTCTCATCTTTTGTCTTAGGCTTAGTGTGATGTTAATTTACTTAGCCTATCAATTATTGTGacttttcttttttgtaaacaaatgttagtaaacaaacaaattttttgctaTTAACTTCCTTAATATtgaaagaaattaaaaatgttgCATATAAAAtagttcatttaaaatattatgtatttCTTTTCAACCTGTCAATGTGCTTTCTTTCAGGTTAGAAGACAATGAACTTCAACATGCAATTGTTAGATATCCTAGAATTGAGTCATATTGATACAATTCACAGGTGCATGACCTTTTTTGACtcacttgaaatatttaaatactctctgttgttttaaatacttCAAAACTGTTGTTAAAACAGTATTCGCTGAAAGTTACACAAAAGTATTAATACAACTTTATTTTGGTATGTTGTTAATTGctaaaaaatatgtattttggTTTTGGTTAGTGAGCCTTTAACAGAAGGTTGGTAAAATCATCATACAATTAGAATATGATTGATAATCAACTGTtgaatggttttgaaaaaagttCAGCAGTGATGCAAGTTTATTGCAATGACAATGTGCCTGCCTAACTACAGCCATTGTAAGATAAAAACAGCCAAAAGCAGCAATGCTTGCAGAGAAAAGGCAGATAATTTCATGTAGATGGTTCACTAACAGACAGACTGAGTGTAGCTGCTAGACAAACCCAACACAAGTTGAAGCAACCCTATCAATTGGTTGAGGTACTCATGCTTCACCAACTAGAAGTGTAAAGATAAAAATTCATCAATTCAGAATAATTGAAACCAAAAAATGAACATACCTGAGAAGCTGTAACAAGAAGCCTGAGCTCTGCACTGGACATATTCTTGTTCAGTAGATATTCCTTCACCATATTCTTAATATACTCCACTATCATGGGACGGGTGATCACCTGCCCCGTCTCTTCCAATACAGATCCGTGTCTTAACCACTGCCAGACTTGTGAGCGAGAGATTTCTGCTGTAGCCGAGTCCTCTACCGAGCCATTGTAGATGAAGACTCCATTTCCTGAGTAGCCATGGCAACACGTAACTAAAGAAATGCATGGATGGTATTTTCCTTAGTCTGATATTACCTGAGAAGTGGTAAGACTCACCCTGCAGCCAGTTGAAGATGAACAGAATTCCAACAGTGATGTTTAGTGTGAGTCCCTTGATGGTGACTGCCCCCTGTCAGAGATAATGAGAGTCAATATGCTTTAtttatactaatatatatatatatatatataatcgtaattatttatattattgtgtataataatacttacTTATTTAGAATAATATAGACATATAATCACAattaaactataatataaataatataaaacataaagAGCATTTAACTGTAAGTTAAtcactacaaatttgtttcaagcAGATATAGATCTGCTCTCATCAGAGTATAACTTCATTTATATAGGCTATTattgaataaataaattatttatgtaaTCCTAATTAAATTTGGCAttctatat
This region includes:
- the LOC137406904 gene encoding putative surface protein SACOL0050 — its product is MFYNEHLSGVQVLRGDKERCELDFLSTLVYSTKAGKLVNRARLVGTNRASLKNRARLVDTNRASLKNRARLVDTNRASLKNRARLVDTNRASLKNREMLVDTNRASLKNRARLVDTNRASLKNRARLVDTNRASLKNRAKLVGTNRASIKNRARLVDTNRASLKNRARLVDTNRASLKNRARFVDTNRASLKNRARLVDTNRASLKNRARLVDTNRASLKNRARLVDTNRASLKNRARLVDTNRASLKNRARLVDTNRASLKNRARLVDTNRASLKNRARLVDTNRASLKNRARLVDTNKASLKNRARLVDTNRASLKKVCSRGQIGCEITSAV